A genomic region of Spea bombifrons isolate aSpeBom1 chromosome 9, aSpeBom1.2.pri, whole genome shotgun sequence contains the following coding sequences:
- the CRIP1 gene encoding cysteine-rich protein 1, whose product MPKCPKCQKEVYFAERVTSLGKDWHRPCLKCEKCNKTLSPGSHAEHEGKPYCNQPCYGALFGPKGFGRGGTESHTFK is encoded by the exons ATGCCGAAGTGTCCCAAGTGCCAGAAAGAAGTCTACTTCG CCGAGAGGGTTACCTCCCTTGGTAAAGACTGGCACAGACCATGCCTTAAATGTGAGAAGTGCAACAAGACACTGTCTCCTGGAAGTCATGCTGAG CATGAAGGGAAACCCTACTGCAATCAGCCTTGCTATGGAGCATTATTTGGGCCAAAAG GATTTGGACGTGGTGGAACTGAGAGTCAtactttcaaataa